A genome region from Lucilia cuprina isolate Lc7/37 chromosome 3, ASM2204524v1, whole genome shotgun sequence includes the following:
- the LOC111685107 gene encoding LOW QUALITY PROTEIN: jerky protein homolog-like (The sequence of the model RefSeq protein was modified relative to this genomic sequence to represent the inferred CDS: substituted 1 base at 1 genomic stop codon), producing the protein MLPKKTYVHSEEKSAPGRKLSKKRLTFLVCVNAAGTKKIXLFIIGKAKKPRSFRNRILPIEYENSKSAWMNSALFKKWYFDKFIPEVETFLREKKLPIKALLILDNAPSHPPADELVHDTKDGQIWVMYMPPNVTPLIQPMDQNAIRLLKLHYRNSLLSKIVSSNENLETSLKQTTLFEAVSLVALAWEKVSNDSIKKCWKQILGDDNFEDEDDIPVRDMISSA; encoded by the exons ATGTTGCCAAAGAAAACATATGTTCACAGTGAAGAAAAATCTGCTCCTGGTAGAAAATTGTCAAAGAAGAGATTGACATTTTTAGTGTGTGTAAATGCTGCtggaactaaaaaaatttaactttttataatagGAAAGGCTAAAAAACCGAGATCTTTTCGGAACAGAATTCTTCCTATTGAGTACGAAAACTCTAAATCTGCTTGGATGAATTCAGCTCTGTTCAAAAAATggtattttgataaatttattccagaa GTAGAGacatttttaagagaaaagAAACTGCCAATTAAAGCTCTTCTAATATTAGATAACGCTCCAAGTCATCCACCGGCAGATGAACTGGTTCATGATACTAAAGATGGACAGATTTGGGTAATGTATATGCCCCCCAATGTAACTCCACTAATACAGCCCATGGACCAGAATGCAATTAGGCTCTTAAAACTGCATTATCGTAACAGTTTACTGTCAAAAATTGTATCTTCCAACGAAAATTTAGAAACGTCCCTCAAACAAACCACTTTATTTGAAGCCGTTTCATTGGTTGCCTTAGCCTGGGAAAAAGTATCCAATGACTCCATAAAGAAATGTTGGAAACAAATTTTGGGCGATGACAATTTTGAGGACGAGGATGATATTCCAGTGCGTGACATGATCAGTAGTGCGTGA